The Deltaproteobacteria bacterium genome window below encodes:
- a CDS encoding antibiotic biosynthesis monooxygenase, producing MFIVTNRIPVTHGHESDFEDRFRNRAHLIDQSPGFVKNLVLRPVSRRFNHQTGQWEETKEQGYYLVQTYWESEQDFWNWTKSESFRIAHSNRPAAEMFAGPNVLETHEVILTTDKK from the coding sequence ATGTTTATTGTCACCAACCGCATTCCCGTCACCCACGGCCACGAGTCCGACTTTGAAGATCGGTTCCGCAACCGGGCCCATCTCATCGACCAATCGCCCGGATTCGTCAAAAACCTTGTGCTTCGCCCAGTCTCACGCCGCTTTAACCATCAGACCGGACAATGGGAAGAAACCAAGGAGCAAGGCTACTACCTCGTGCAAACTTACTGGGAAAGCGAACAAGACTTTTGGAATTGGACAAAGAGCGAATCGTTCCGCATCGCTCACAGCAACCGTCCGGCGGCGGAAATGTTTGCCGGTCCAAACGTCTTAGAAACTCACGAAGTGATTCTTACAACGGACAAGAAGTGA
- the selA gene encoding L-seryl-tRNA(Sec) selenium transferase: MPEPASNLLRELPSVDRLLKHARCEVLLTRFNREYVTQKCRDVLDDLRAQIRQAKNPAIDDGAVLDRVELIIAADSRPGHIRVINATGTILHTNLGRALLSQPAIEAMTAVAGNFVNLEYDLAAGKRGRREETLQNLLVDLTGAEAATVVNNNAAAVLLGVNTLADKKEVIVSRGELIEIGGAFRIPEIMAKSGTILKEVGATNRTHPADYENAINEKTALLLKVHTSNYKVVGFTAEVSLEEMVAIGKKHNLPVMEDLGSGALIDLSKHGLPKEPLVSERIQMGADVVTFSGDKILGGPQAGLMVGKKQFIERMNKNHLQRALRCGKLTLASLEATLRLYRQAPDITKVIPTLRAFTRPVGEIRAMGEAVLPKLQAVLGGEFRLSLENSTAQIGSGALPTEELPTVAITIEHNKLNATAIAKKFRSANPPIIGRIKDDRFLLDLRTIFEPKNLVPKFS; encoded by the coding sequence ATGCCCGAACCCGCATCCAATCTCCTGCGCGAGCTTCCCTCCGTCGATCGCTTGCTTAAGCACGCGCGCTGCGAAGTTTTGCTGACACGGTTTAACCGTGAATACGTCACGCAAAAATGTCGGGACGTTCTCGATGACTTGCGTGCGCAGATTCGCCAGGCAAAGAATCCAGCGATCGATGACGGCGCAGTCTTGGACCGTGTCGAGCTGATAATTGCGGCTGATTCTCGCCCCGGTCACATCCGGGTCATTAACGCAACGGGGACAATCTTGCACACCAATTTGGGTCGCGCATTGCTTTCTCAGCCTGCTATCGAAGCGATGACCGCGGTTGCCGGGAATTTCGTCAATCTAGAGTACGATCTCGCCGCGGGTAAACGGGGGCGGCGCGAAGAGACGTTGCAGAACTTATTAGTCGATCTGACCGGCGCGGAAGCCGCTACGGTGGTCAACAACAATGCTGCCGCAGTGCTGCTTGGCGTAAACACGCTTGCCGACAAAAAGGAAGTGATCGTCTCGCGCGGCGAGCTGATCGAAATCGGCGGCGCCTTTCGCATCCCCGAAATCATGGCCAAGAGCGGCACGATTCTCAAAGAAGTCGGCGCGACCAATCGCACTCATCCGGCGGATTATGAGAACGCGATCAACGAGAAGACCGCGCTCTTACTGAAAGTTCACACCAGCAATTACAAAGTTGTCGGTTTTACCGCCGAAGTTTCACTCGAAGAGATGGTCGCCATCGGCAAGAAGCATAACCTGCCGGTGATGGAAGATTTAGGCAGCGGTGCGCTAATCGATCTCAGCAAGCACGGCCTGCCTAAAGAACCGCTGGTTTCCGAGCGCATTCAAATGGGCGCCGACGTGGTCACGTTCAGCGGCGACAAAATCCTCGGCGGGCCGCAAGCAGGGCTGATGGTCGGCAAGAAGCAATTCATCGAAAGAATGAACAAGAACCATCTGCAGCGCGCGCTGCGCTGCGGCAAGCTGACGCTGGCGTCGCTCGAAGCGACGCTGCGGCTCTACCGCCAAGCGCCGGATATCACGAAAGTCATCCCGACGCTGCGCGCGTTCACGAGACCGGTGGGTGAAATCCGCGCCATGGGTGAGGCTGTCTTGCCCAAACTGCAAGCCGTCCTGGGCGGCGAATTTCGCCTCAGCTTAGAAAATTCCACGGCCCAGATCGGTAGCGGCGCATTGCCGACAGAGGAGCTGCCGACGGTGGCGATCACCATCGAACATAACAAACTCAACGCCACCGCGATCGCGAAAAAGTTCCGCAGCGCCAACCCACCGATCATCGGCCGCATCAAAGACGACCGCTTCCTGCTGGATTTGAGAACTATCTTCGAACCCAAAAATCTCGTGCCAAAATTCAGTTGA
- a CDS encoding UbiD family decarboxylase: MTPSNHDLRAFLNEVDKIGELRRISGIPWDKDMGGLVEMILERSKNPPAMIFDKVPGSRQDMEILCSQIDTLPRLAIAMGTDPKLSLTDFIQAWRRKIRNFEPVPAQFVKEASIFENCIDKNIDLEAFPIPRWHEEDGGRYIGTDDLVITEDPEEHWINAGTYRVMLQGKDAVALYISPGKHGRVQRQKYFDAGKPCPVVMSFGHHPILFLAACTDVPVKMSEFDYAGGVIGEPIQMVKGPLTGLPIPAYSEIAIEGEMVPGENLPEGPFGEWPGYYASATRPEPVVRIKALYHRNHPILCGEPPLRPSAGQGFHRSIQRSALIWNALEDAGVPDVHGVWLHPGAYRFFSILKIKQRYPGHAKQAALIASQCRPGAYLGRYVVVVDDDIDIYNPDDVIWAIGTRSEPENIDILRRCWSGPLDPAIPRERKGFNSRAIIDATRPYEWKDKFPPVNAVSDQLKAELDKKYATLLKDMIR, translated from the coding sequence ATGACCCCATCCAACCACGATCTCCGTGCATTCTTAAACGAAGTCGACAAAATCGGCGAGCTGCGCCGTATCTCTGGCATCCCGTGGGACAAAGACATGGGCGGGCTCGTCGAGATGATTTTGGAGCGCAGCAAAAATCCGCCGGCGATGATCTTCGACAAAGTTCCCGGCTCGCGCCAGGACATGGAGATTCTTTGCAGCCAAATCGATACGCTACCGCGGCTAGCGATCGCCATGGGCACGGACCCGAAACTCAGCCTCACCGATTTCATCCAGGCTTGGCGGCGCAAGATTCGCAACTTCGAGCCGGTGCCGGCGCAGTTCGTCAAAGAGGCGTCGATCTTCGAAAACTGCATCGACAAAAACATCGACCTGGAAGCCTTTCCGATCCCGCGTTGGCACGAAGAGGACGGCGGCCGCTACATCGGCACCGACGATCTGGTCATCACCGAAGATCCCGAAGAACACTGGATCAATGCCGGCACCTACCGCGTCATGTTGCAGGGCAAAGACGCCGTGGCGTTGTATATTTCGCCGGGCAAACACGGCCGCGTGCAGCGGCAAAAGTATTTCGACGCCGGCAAGCCCTGCCCGGTTGTCATGTCCTTCGGCCACCATCCAATTTTGTTTCTCGCCGCCTGCACCGATGTGCCGGTGAAAATGAGCGAGTTCGACTACGCTGGCGGCGTGATCGGCGAGCCGATTCAAATGGTCAAAGGACCGCTCACCGGCTTGCCGATTCCGGCCTACTCGGAAATCGCCATCGAAGGCGAAATGGTTCCCGGCGAAAATTTGCCAGAGGGCCCGTTCGGCGAATGGCCCGGCTACTACGCCAGCGCGACGCGGCCCGAGCCGGTGGTGCGCATCAAGGCGCTGTATCATCGCAACCACCCGATTCTCTGCGGCGAACCGCCGCTGCGACCGTCGGCGGGTCAAGGCTTTCACCGGTCGATCCAACGCTCGGCGTTGATTTGGAATGCGCTCGAAGACGCCGGCGTTCCCGACGTGCATGGCGTGTGGCTGCACCCGGGCGCCTATCGATTTTTTTCGATTTTGAAAATCAAACAGCGCTACCCCGGTCACGCCAAACAGGCGGCATTGATCGCGAGCCAGTGCCGTCCCGGCGCCTATCTGGGTCGCTACGTAGTGGTTGTCGACGACGACATCGATATCTACAACCCCGACGATGTCATCTGGGCCATCGGCACGCGCTCCGAGCCGGAGAACATCGACATTCTGCGCCGCTGTTGGAGCGGCCCCCTCGACCCGGCGATCCCGCGCGAGCGCAAGGGCTTCAACTCGCGCGCGATCATCGACGCGACGCGGCCCTACGAGTGGAAAGACAAGTTTCCGCCGGTAAACGCGGTGAGCGATCAACTGAAGGCGGAGTTGGATAAGAAGTACGCGACGCTATTGAAGGATATGATCCGATAA
- a CDS encoding ABC transporter substrate-binding protein — protein MFRSFRIRVLAVVVTALICANAHAQTNQVVIGYSGTGLTTDLRKLIDRENIWEKHNLSVKSVYFNSGSLMSQAMLGGSITASDSDVPAVMVLTVAGIIDAKLVAVSINRLEHYFVVRKNITKAEDLKGKKVAVSRLGSSSDMVTRMVLKQWKIDPEKEMTFLQAGNTPTRLSALSSGHVDAALIGPDNVHKIVATGCCRAMADLSELPLDYARFGLVVPTASIKTQRDLMRRLLMAFTEGIYVFKTKPKLAMAIIEENGIKDQNIVKELYDRISKSLREFPVPEEKGVQGALDSLTHPNAKTAKPASLMDTSLMDEIRKSGFIDKLYGRAPRNEK, from the coding sequence ATGTTCCGATCGTTCCGAATCAGAGTTCTTGCCGTAGTCGTCACCGCGCTGATTTGCGCCAATGCCCATGCCCAAACCAATCAAGTCGTCATCGGCTACAGCGGCACCGGATTGACCACCGATCTGCGCAAGCTCATCGACCGTGAAAATATTTGGGAGAAGCACAACCTGAGCGTCAAGTCGGTTTATTTCAACAGCGGCTCGCTGATGAGCCAGGCAATGCTCGGCGGCAGCATTACCGCGTCGGACTCCGACGTGCCTGCAGTTATGGTCCTCACGGTCGCCGGCATCATCGACGCCAAGTTGGTCGCCGTCAGCATCAATCGGCTCGAGCATTACTTCGTCGTGCGCAAGAACATTACCAAGGCCGAAGACCTCAAGGGCAAGAAGGTCGCCGTCAGCCGGCTGGGCTCTTCGTCCGACATGGTCACGCGCATGGTGCTCAAGCAATGGAAGATCGATCCGGAAAAAGAGATGACTTTCCTGCAGGCCGGCAACACGCCGACGCGCCTGTCGGCTCTCAGTAGCGGCCACGTCGACGCCGCGCTGATCGGCCCGGATAACGTCCACAAAATTGTCGCCACCGGCTGCTGCCGGGCGATGGCCGATCTGTCTGAATTGCCGCTCGACTATGCGAGATTTGGCCTCGTCGTGCCCACCGCCTCGATCAAAACTCAACGCGATCTGATGCGCCGCTTGCTAATGGCCTTCACCGAAGGCATTTACGTTTTCAAGACCAAACCCAAACTGGCCATGGCGATCATCGAAGAAAACGGCATCAAGGATCAAAATATCGTCAAAGAGCTCTACGACCGCATCTCCAAAAGTCTGCGCGAGTTTCCCGTGCCAGAGGAAAAAGGCGTGCAAGGCGCCCTCGATTCGCTCACCCATCCCAACGCCAAGACCGCTAAACCTGCGAGCCTGATGGACACCAGCTTGATGGATGAGATCCGTAAATCCGGCTTTATCGACAAGCTCTACGGGCGGGCGCCGCGGAACGAGAAATAG
- a CDS encoding UbiD family decarboxylase, translating to MAFSDLRTFIDGAAKIGELKKIDGAHWDLEIGCLTELMAEQDGPLLLFDNISGYPKGFRIATNVLASARRFALALGLPHDAPKIEILRTWRNKIRDLKGFAPVEVSTGPLTENILEGERVDLEIFPTPKWHEHDGGRYIGTGDMVVIKDPDSGWVNVGTYRSCIVGKDRVTLWIIEQKHGKQIARKYWQKKQPCPMAIVFGCEPATWMAAPSAAKAGVSEYEYAGALRGVPLELFKLPLTGLPVPATSEIVVEGEMPPPEEETHKEGPFGEWPGYYTHSGEECVVRVKRIYHRNDPILLGNPPLLPITERYGIPLFAARIWDHLEQSGVTDVQGVWCHCHTLMVVVSIKQRFGGQAMQALTAIAGMFTGASMYRYYVAVDDDIDPVDLKQVIWAMCTRVDPSESVTVLKSWTSDLDPRLPPEKRERGDFTMGRMLIDACKPFHWREKYALANKFSSEKREEIWEKWAAKLGLK from the coding sequence ATGGCATTTTCCGACCTAAGAACTTTCATCGACGGCGCCGCCAAAATCGGCGAGCTAAAGAAAATCGACGGCGCCCACTGGGACCTTGAAATCGGTTGCCTAACCGAGTTGATGGCCGAACAGGACGGCCCGCTGTTACTCTTCGATAATATCTCCGGTTATCCCAAAGGCTTTCGCATCGCCACCAACGTGCTCGCCTCGGCGCGCCGCTTCGCGCTTGCTCTGGGTTTGCCGCACGACGCGCCGAAGATCGAGATCCTGAGAACCTGGCGCAACAAGATTCGCGACTTGAAAGGCTTCGCGCCCGTGGAAGTTTCCACCGGTCCGCTGACGGAAAATATTCTCGAAGGCGAGCGCGTCGACCTGGAAATTTTCCCGACGCCCAAGTGGCACGAGCACGACGGCGGCCGCTACATCGGCACCGGCGACATGGTGGTGATCAAAGATCCCGACAGCGGCTGGGTCAACGTCGGAACTTATCGCTCGTGCATCGTCGGCAAAGATCGCGTCACGCTGTGGATCATCGAGCAAAAGCACGGCAAGCAGATCGCGCGCAAATACTGGCAGAAAAAACAACCCTGCCCCATGGCCATCGTCTTCGGCTGCGAGCCGGCGACCTGGATGGCCGCGCCGTCTGCTGCCAAAGCCGGCGTCAGCGAGTACGAATACGCCGGCGCTCTGCGCGGCGTGCCGCTGGAACTGTTCAAGCTGCCGCTCACCGGCCTGCCGGTGCCGGCGACCTCCGAGATTGTCGTCGAAGGCGAGATGCCGCCGCCGGAAGAAGAGACGCACAAAGAAGGCCCCTTCGGCGAATGGCCGGGCTACTACACCCATAGCGGCGAAGAGTGCGTCGTGCGCGTGAAAAGAATTTATCACCGCAACGATCCCATTTTACTTGGCAACCCGCCGCTGTTGCCGATCACCGAGCGCTACGGCATCCCGCTCTTCGCCGCGCGCATCTGGGACCATCTCGAACAATCCGGCGTCACCGACGTCCAAGGCGTCTGGTGCCATTGCCATACGCTAATGGTCGTCGTCTCAATCAAGCAGCGCTTCGGTGGCCAGGCGATGCAAGCGCTGACGGCGATCGCCGGCATGTTCACCGGCGCCAGCATGTATCGCTATTACGTCGCCGTCGACGACGACATCGACCCGGTGGATTTGAAACAGGTCATCTGGGCCATGTGCACCCGCGTCGACCCCAGTGAATCGGTAACAGTGTTAAAATCGTGGACCTCTGACTTGGACCCGCGCCTGCCGCCGGAAAAGCGCGAGCGCGGCGACTTCACCATGGGCCGCATGCTAATCGACGCCTGCAAACCGTTTCACTGGCGCGAAAAATACGCACTCGCCAACAAGTTCAGCAGCGAAAAGCGCGAGGAGATCTGGGAGAAGTGGGCGGCAAAGCTAGGGTTGAAGTAA
- a CDS encoding ABC transporter substrate-binding protein has product MKRNLALFAGLLLASLPSLAHPQTSLSNVILGHSGSTGSLGNLRRIIEREKLWEKHGLSVKSVYFGSGGVLTQALAGGNIAGSESEVPGMLNLTVSGVLDAKLLTVTINKIEHVFVVRKNIAKNDDLKGKKLAVSRFGSASDTVTRLVLKSWKIDPEKEVILLQSGNTPTRMSALAAGHVDGALVSPESIHKILASACCRILFDLSELPMDYARYGYVFPTAWIKSNRDVLRRLLMAYLEGIAIFRTRPTAAFAALEDDGIKDPAVQKDIYERSLKHVREYPIPEPNGVQNVLESLPHPNAKTSKPAQLIDTSVLEEIRKSGFIDKLYGRPS; this is encoded by the coding sequence ATGAAGCGAAATCTCGCCCTCTTTGCCGGGTTGCTATTGGCAAGCTTACCCTCTCTCGCCCACCCCCAAACCTCACTCTCCAATGTTATCCTCGGCCACAGCGGCAGCACCGGCTCGCTGGGCAATCTGCGCCGCATCATCGAGCGGGAGAAACTGTGGGAAAAGCACGGCCTCAGCGTCAAGAGCGTCTATTTCGGCAGCGGCGGGGTTTTGACCCAGGCGCTCGCCGGCGGCAACATCGCCGGCTCGGAATCCGAAGTGCCGGGCATGTTAAACCTCACGGTGTCCGGCGTCCTCGACGCAAAGCTCCTCACGGTGACGATCAACAAGATCGAGCATGTCTTCGTCGTGCGCAAAAACATCGCGAAGAACGACGATCTCAAAGGCAAGAAACTCGCCGTCAGCCGTTTCGGTTCGGCCTCCGATACCGTCACGCGCCTGGTGCTGAAATCCTGGAAAATCGATCCCGAAAAAGAAGTGATCTTGCTGCAATCCGGCAACACGCCGACGCGCATGTCGGCCCTTGCAGCAGGCCATGTCGACGGCGCGCTGGTGAGCCCGGAGAGCATTCACAAGATCCTAGCATCGGCCTGCTGCCGGATTCTTTTCGATCTCTCCGAGCTGCCGATGGACTATGCCCGCTACGGCTACGTCTTTCCGACCGCATGGATTAAATCGAATCGCGACGTGCTGCGCCGCCTACTCATGGCATACTTGGAAGGCATCGCAATTTTTCGCACCCGTCCCACGGCCGCCTTCGCGGCTCTTGAAGACGACGGCATCAAAGACCCGGCGGTGCAAAAAGATATCTACGAGCGCTCGCTAAAACATGTGCGCGAGTATCCAATACCAGAGCCCAATGGAGTGCAAAACGTACTCGAATCATTGCCCCATCCAAACGCCAAAACCAGCAAACCGGCCCAGCTCATCGACACCAGCGTCTTGGAAGAAATCCGAAAATCTGGTTTCATCGATAAACTCTACGGGCGGCCAAGTTAA
- a CDS encoding ABC transporter substrate-binding protein: MDKVNFPYRSDTHLPFLHVVHHSGSWAKHGLEVNYDCEITSDDSHKNVANGTIEFVGGNHLSPYIRRPAGDKWVYLGQTVSMLNHRLVVRADSGINKISDLKGKTVATKGKHPGLNTWLFIKQAGLLQDCHVEKAKGSAFHWEEVRDGKADAAFVTPPADILSKRAGLKVIDVPFLPMVWFTTVSSGAGFVEKRPDIVDKMLRGICEGIAYFKNHRAESIKIIKDKYKAEGDMDDETATHLYEDLAKILQAKPYATIPAISNVYEIAIEQDRAAEKCDPMALWDFHYLRRIDDSGFIDNLYRT; encoded by the coding sequence ATGGACAAAGTCAATTTCCCCTATCGCTCGGACACTCACCTACCGTTTTTACACGTCGTCCACCATTCAGGCTCCTGGGCCAAGCATGGCCTGGAAGTGAACTACGATTGTGAAATCACCTCGGACGACTCGCACAAGAACGTCGCCAACGGCACCATCGAATTCGTCGGCGGCAATCATCTCTCTCCTTACATCCGCCGGCCTGCGGGCGACAAGTGGGTGTACCTCGGCCAGACGGTTAGCATGTTGAACCACCGATTAGTCGTGCGCGCCGACTCGGGCATTAACAAGATTTCCGATCTCAAAGGCAAGACCGTCGCAACCAAAGGCAAACACCCGGGGTTGAACACCTGGTTGTTCATCAAACAAGCAGGCTTGCTCCAAGACTGCCACGTTGAAAAAGCCAAGGGCAGCGCCTTTCATTGGGAAGAAGTGCGCGACGGCAAAGCCGATGCTGCATTCGTAACGCCGCCGGCCGATATTCTCTCCAAGCGCGCCGGCTTGAAAGTCATCGATGTGCCGTTCCTGCCGATGGTGTGGTTCACAACGGTTTCCAGCGGCGCTGGCTTCGTCGAGAAACGTCCCGACATCGTCGACAAGATGCTGCGCGGCATCTGCGAAGGCATCGCCTACTTCAAAAACCACCGCGCCGAATCTATCAAGATCATCAAGGACAAGTACAAGGCCGAAGGCGACATGGACGATGAGACGGCCACGCATCTCTACGAAGATCTCGCGAAAATCTTGCAGGCAAAACCCTATGCCACGATCCCGGCGATCTCCAACGTCTACGAGATCGCCATCGAGCAGGATCGCGCCGCAGAAAAATGCGACCCCATGGCGCTGTGGGATTTTCACTATCTGCGCCGCATCGACGATAGCGGGTTTATCGATAATTTGTATCGGACATAA
- a CDS encoding DUF433 domain-containing protein: MIAGTSIKVVELVLDHLAYGWSPEELHFQHPHLSMGQIYSALAYYWDHKTVLDDEIERRLARVEAVKTRFTRRGQGTAT; the protein is encoded by the coding sequence ATGATCGCCGGCACCTCAATCAAAGTTGTCGAGCTTGTCTTGGATCACTTAGCCTATGGCTGGAGCCCGGAAGAATTGCACTTTCAGCATCCGCATCTGAGCATGGGGCAGATCTATTCGGCATTGGCTTATTATTGGGATCATAAGACGGTCCTTGATGATGAGATAGAGCGACGGCTCGCGCGCGTTGAAGCTGTGAAGACTCGCTTTACTCGTCGAGGCCAAGGAACGGCAACTTAA